The sequence below is a genomic window from Plasmodium gaboni strain SY75 chromosome 7, whole genome shotgun sequence.
tacaaatataataattttttatatatatatcatatatgtattatatatttaataatatattatccCTTTTGGTGCCTATTTTGGTAGTAATGGATAAATGGACAAAGGTTccattaaatatattatataagCATGCACGAAATTTATCtgaatatgaaaaattgATCAAGAATGAGGATATACCTTTTATGCGTCGTATATTAACTAAGAAaggaataaaaaaaaaaagtgatAATTCCTTATTAAATGAGAAAACtaatataaatttgtttggaagattatataaaaaaaactatgaatataatttttctgAAGATGAGACTAATGATACTCATTGGGAAGGGGAAGAAGATAGTTTTTCTAAATTGaatatattgaataaagaaaatgaaaatataaatggTATTATTGATAAGAATTGGGATTCTGTAAAAGGTATGAATTATGTATATGATAATGAAAGTTTTTGTTGTCCGGATCATGTGTATAACTGGGAATTAGGAAAACAAAGTTTAATTAAGATGTTAgatttttcatataatttttgtgTATATGGTATGAATTATAACCTTTGGGAATTAATACTCATACCaacaaataattatgtaGAAGGTGGTTCAAGGGTTCAAAAAATGTATGAAACAGTTATTAGTTCACAACATGGTAATGAGATAagattatttataaaaaagattCCTATTAATGCATGGGTAAAtcaatataaattaatGAAGGAATATGAAGGAGAATATATTGTAAATGCTGAAAATTATGTTATGGAAGTAGTTGctttatcttttttaaatgaatattatcCAGGTATAGCACCTAATTTATACAAAGTTTTATTTGAACCAGATGTAGATTATATTGGTAAGAAATTTCCTCAAGAAGATATTTTCCAAGATTTGGATACCTTCAATCTTGTATTAGAAAATGAATTGAAATCAAATATGAATGGTTATATTGTAATGGTTTCTGAATATTTTGGGGAGAATATAAgtgaatatataaaaagacaaagaaaaaaaatattttctataggaagagaaaagaagaaaaaaaaattgttatatgattgtttaaatttattaagAAAATTACACAGTGCAGGATTATCTCATCTAGATTTTACTAgtcaaaatatattaatatcaGATAATCATGAAATACGTTTATGTGATTTTGGGAAAGCTACTCCTATGTATACTTTTAATTTACgacatataaataatataaatggTATTTACCCCTTTGAATCATGTGTTCCTTATGTTGGTAAGGTTCGATTTATTCCTCCTGAATGTTGGGACTTAATTAAAAAACAGGAAGAACTCCATATAACTTATCCATTCGAATATTTAAAGTCTATTACAGACGAAGAAGAACGAAAAACGTTTTATTTTAACGTTTCATCAgttgataaatatatgttggggatcttatttatatggatttggaattataattttttatggAAGCGTTCTGATCCATCATATgatgataaatatttaaaatttacACAATATGGTATGAACCTTGATTTTTTTAAGGAGACGAAAAGGTGGCcaaaagaattaaaaaatataattaaggtatgaataagaaaatatatgaaataatgcgtacaatatatttatatataaaataaatgtttatatatatatatatatatttatttatttatttattttttcttttttctcttttctcttttttttttagcAATTAATACATATAGATTATAGGAAGAATTTAAACCTAAATGATTTGAGTAAAAATCCTTGGTGGTCAtcaaatatttaatttgttccatccctttttttattatatattttttttatttacgatacttaataataattatttaaataatatttaataaatataatttgaaaaaagaaaaaaaattaatataaatatatatatatataattatatatatatatttttttttaatttataaaaatattttttgtagtaccttaaaattttttaagtacatatttattttatatgaaaattatataatttttcaagtgtacttttttttttttaatatttattattaagcatgcatatttttttgtacttttttttgaattaatatttgcatatttttttgtactttttttttaattagtatttgcatatttttttgatacaaaaatatttttttttctatgaaataaatttattgttgtattatatatatatatatatatatatatatatatatatttattcttttaatatatatacatatatatattttaatatttaaaaaatttaataaatatataaaatataaatattaataaaataataattttagttaagaatatttttatttattttgttgaAATGATTAAAATGgacataataatttttttttttttttttttttttttgttgtaaAATTTAAGATGTTGATTTCATAAAAGGTTCTTACACATCtatcacatatatatatatatatttatttattttaaaaaatttatgtgtaaaatataaggaaaaaaattattttgtttaataatgaaaattttaGAACAAATACATAAATTACACACACtatgatattaatataaataaatatatatatatatatatatatatataaagtttattatattttatcagGAAGTAGATGTTCTATATATTTGGTAAAAAGTAAAAAGCAAGAAAATGTGAAGTAATTATAATTGCAACcattaattaaaaataattttatttaagaatttattcaataaatatgtataatttatttgaaaatataataccctatattaaatattaatttaaaatttttttttttttatattgctttttatatataatctaATTGTTACAGATCTTTTAATTATTCTTTTGAAGTTTATATACTTATGGTAGATtaaatatttgaataatatttacaaggatcttttattaagttaaggtttttttattttattatattttatttatttattattattttatttaatttttttttttttttttttcatttaagatacaatttaaattacgttatttcataaaaacaaggaaaatcaaataaagaaatttaataaataagataaccataatatttattatttctatttaaattatttaattcttataatttctttatgataagatatttaaaattttaaaaaagaagaagaaacAAGAGgtgttataaaaatataattagctaagaacaaaattttttttaaattatagaataataaatttttattatatatataaatatgttgtatttaaaaaataaatgttcttctctataaaaaattcttaaaaatttttttttttttttttttttagactaagaaaaaaaaattaaccATAATGACattatatgtgtatataaaataatagtttttttataatgtaAAATAGTTGGTTATTTTTGTTAAGgagaaaaataattatttaataattttttcaaaaaattataagaCTAAATATTTCTGTAGAacgttttttttttttttttttttttttttttttggtgCCAGATTATAGAACAATTATGTAATGgttattttaaaaaattttttaataaaaaaaaaaaaaaaaaaatatatatatgcatttattataattttatgtaaaaatatataaaaaaaaaaaaaaaaaaaaaaaaaaaagaaaaaaaaaaaaagtaaagaaaattattttaatatattaatttgtttagaattaaaaatgttatagGTTTAAAGTAAAAcatacataatatatatataaatatatatatatatatatatatatatatatatatatatttaaaattaagtgtaaattttattttgttctttatatattttagtttctttgatataaaatatgttttacttccatatatatgaatataattaattgatttttgtaaaaagtgtattaaaatattatatatatttcacTGTAGGTTATATTCATTTACTAAcatgaaatatatatagaaaaaaaataaataaataaaataaataaaataaatataaaaaaataaacatataaatatattcgATGTGTATACAATGAAAAGTAGTACTggtatatatttttttgcTTCCTCctttttgttatattttgCAAAAGCTACGAATgaatatgatataatagaaaatgaaaaaacTTTAGATGtagataaagaaaaatttaatgaattagataaaaagaaatatgaAAATGTTCACACAActaataagaaaatatttagttttatagaaaataaattagatattttaaataattcaaaatttaataaaagatCGAAGACTTATGTAACTCCAGATAATATAGATAAGAAAATCTCTTTgataaataaacataataatcAAGGAACCTTTAACAACAATTATCAATCATTTTTATCCACAAGTTcattaataaaagaaaatatatatgttccTGTTCGTGCTACACGTGTGTCTAGGGTATTAAGTTTCCTGGATTCTAGacttaataataataaaaattcaCAAATTAATAGTGGAGATTTAAGTAATTGCATGGACAAAAGGAGAGGAATGAAATGGAATTGTAAAAGgaaagataataaaaacaacTACGTATGTGTTCCAGATCGTAGAATCCAATTATGTATTGTAAATCTTAGTATagttaaaaaatatacaaaagAGACTATGAAGAATCATTTTATTGATGCAGCTAAAAAGGAGTCTCAACTATTGtttaaaaaacataataacAATTATGATTCTAATTTTTGTAATGATTTGAAGAATAGTTTTTTAGATTATGGACATCTTGCTATGGGAAATGATATGGATTTTGGAGGTTATTCAACTAAAGCAGAAAACAAAATTCAAGAAGTTTTCAAAGAGGCTCATTGGAGACCAACTCAAcaagaaattaaaaatcTTAGAAAAACGTGGTGGaatgaatttaaaaagGGACTTTGGGAAGCTATGATATCTGAgcataaaaataaatttcCTAGTTGTAGAAATATTCCAGAAGAAGTACCACAAATTAATCAATGGATAAAAGAATGGAATGATGAATTTGTTCTcgaaaaaaataaaagattaGAAACACCCAAAAGTAAAtgtaaagaaaataaattatatgaagCATGTGATAAGGTATGTATTGATCCATGTATGAAATATAGAGATTGGATTATTCGAAGTAAATTTGAATGGcatatattatcaaaagAATACAAAGCTAAAAATGgttcaaataaaaatccCGAACAATATTTATTGGACGTTTCCAATAAAAGAAATGGTGAAAATGTAAGTACAATGTTGAAAAATTGTGATAATgaatattcaaaatattgTGATTGTAAACATACTACTACTCTGGTTAAAAGCGTTCTGAATGGTAATGGAAATACAACTGAGCAAGAACGTGAAACTGTTGATTTAGAAGATCTTTCTAAATTTGGATGTCGTGAAAAATCTGTTCAAACAACCAACAAAATATGGGAATGTaaacaaaatgatatattatcGGTTAACGGTGTCTGTAGCCCTCCGAGAAGGCAAGAAATATGTCTTGGAAACATTGATAGAATATACGATAAAAACTTATCAATGATAAAAGAACATATTCTTGCTATTGCAATATATGAATCAAGattattgaaaaaaaaatataagaatgAAGGTAATGATAAAGTTTGTAATgtcataaaaaaaagtttcGCTGATTTAAgtgatataataaaaggTTCTGATTATTGGAATGACTTGAGCAATAGAAAATTAGTAGGAAAAATTAACACAAATTCGAATTATGTTCACagaaataaagaaaatgataGACTTTTTCGTGATGGTTGGTGGAtagatattaaaaaagatgTATGGAGTGTGATGAGATGGGTATTTAAGgataaaaattttt
It includes:
- a CDS encoding serine/threonine protein kinase, FIKK family, with product MYYIFNNILSLLVPILVVMDKWTKVPLNILYKHARNLSEYEKLIKNEDIPFMRRILTKKGIKKKSDNSLLNEKTNINLFGRLYKKNYEYNFSEDETNDTHWEGEEDSFSKLNILNKENENINGIIDKNWDSVKGMNYVYDNESFCCPDHVYNWELGKQSLIKMLDFSYNFCVYGMNYNLWELILIPTNNYVEGGSRVQKMYETVISSQHGNEIRLFIKKIPINAWVNQYKLMKEYEGEYIVNAENYVMEVVALSFLNEYYPGIAPNLYKVLFEPDVDYIGKKFPQEDIFQDLDTFNLVLENELKSNMNGYIVMVSEYFGENISEYIKRQRKKIFSIGREKKKKKLLYDCLNLLRKLHSAGLSHLDFTSQNILISDNHEIRLCDFGKATPMYTFNLRHINNINGIYPFESCVPYVGKVRFIPPECWDLIKKQEELHITYPFEYLKSITDEEERKTFYFNVSSVDKYMLGILFIWIWNYNFLWKRSDPSYDDKYLKFTQYGMNLDFFKETKRWPKELKNIIKQLIHIDYRKNLNLNDLSKNPWWSSNI